One region of Streptomyces capillispiralis genomic DNA includes:
- a CDS encoding 2'-5' RNA ligase family protein, which produces MGTVTIGVSIAVPEPHGSRLQQLRAGFGDAAAHGIPTHVTLLPPTGIDAAALPAVEAHLGEVAAAGRPFPMRLSGTGTFRPLSPVVFVQVVEGGEACTWLQQRVREPSGPLARELQFPYHPHVTVAHGIAEAAMDRAFEELADYGAEWPCTGFALYEQGADGVWRKLREFPFGSAVVPPQGGHADRGSVSAH; this is translated from the coding sequence GTGGGGACCGTAACGATCGGCGTGTCGATCGCGGTCCCGGAGCCTCACGGCAGCCGGCTTCAGCAGCTGCGCGCGGGCTTCGGCGACGCCGCGGCGCACGGCATCCCCACGCACGTCACCCTGCTGCCGCCGACCGGGATCGACGCCGCCGCCCTGCCGGCCGTCGAGGCGCACCTGGGCGAGGTCGCCGCGGCGGGCCGGCCGTTCCCCATGCGGCTGTCCGGCACCGGCACCTTCCGGCCGCTGTCGCCGGTGGTGTTCGTCCAGGTGGTCGAGGGCGGCGAGGCCTGCACCTGGCTGCAGCAGCGGGTCCGCGAGCCCTCCGGCCCCCTCGCCCGGGAGCTGCAGTTCCCCTACCACCCGCACGTCACCGTGGCGCACGGCATCGCGGAGGCGGCCATGGACCGCGCCTTCGAGGAGCTCGCCGACTACGGGGCCGAGTGGCCCTGCACCGGCTTCGCGCTCTACGAGCAGGGCGCCGACGGCGTGTGGCGCAAACTGCGCGAGTTCCCCTTCGGCTCCGCCGTGGTGCCCCCGCAGGGCGGCCACGCGGACCGGGGTTCCGTCTCCGCCCACTGA
- a CDS encoding PLP-dependent aminotransferase family protein, translating to MAERWATFGIDLHLEPTGPGLRRGLTDALREAVRTGRLAPGTRLPSSRSLATDLGIARNTVADAYADLVAEGRLTARQGSGTRVADRAVPRPPARPSTPGRAPGRLPYDLVPGTPDLASFPRAGWLRAARRALTAAPNDAFGYGDPRGRPELRTALADYLARVRGVRADPERLVVCAGFAEGLRLLCTALRARGARTLAVEPYGLDVHWDLVERAGLRTVPLPVDDAGPRPGDAGDAGAVLLNPAHQFPLGGALVPERRAEAVDWARRTGGLVLEDDYDGEFRYDRQAVGALQDLDPDHVVYLGTASKSLAPGLRLGWMVLPERLLPDVLAQGAGRSVGVLEQLTLAEFLTSGAYDRHVRAARLRYRRRRDALVAAVTARAPEVRVTGIAAGLHAVLRLPPGTEQSVVRAATWQGLAVHGLSRFRHPAATVPPADALVVGYATPPDHAWTGTLEALCKALP from the coding sequence ATGGCGGAACGCTGGGCCACTTTCGGCATCGACCTGCACCTGGAACCGACCGGTCCCGGCCTGCGCCGCGGCCTGACCGACGCGCTGCGCGAGGCCGTCCGCACCGGCCGGCTCGCCCCCGGCACCCGGCTGCCCTCCTCACGCTCCCTCGCCACCGACCTCGGCATCGCCCGCAACACCGTCGCCGACGCCTACGCCGACCTGGTCGCCGAGGGCCGGCTCACCGCGCGGCAGGGCTCCGGCACCCGGGTCGCCGACCGCGCGGTGCCCCGGCCGCCGGCCCGCCCGTCCACTCCCGGACGCGCCCCGGGCCGGCTCCCGTACGACCTGGTCCCCGGCACCCCCGACCTCGCCTCCTTCCCTCGCGCCGGATGGCTGAGGGCGGCCCGCCGCGCCCTCACCGCCGCCCCCAACGACGCCTTCGGCTACGGCGATCCGCGCGGCCGGCCCGAACTGCGCACCGCGCTGGCGGACTACCTCGCCCGGGTGCGGGGCGTGCGCGCCGACCCCGAACGGCTCGTCGTCTGCGCCGGGTTCGCCGAGGGCCTGCGCCTGCTCTGCACGGCCCTGCGCGCCCGCGGCGCCCGCACCCTCGCCGTGGAGCCCTACGGACTCGACGTCCACTGGGACCTGGTCGAACGCGCCGGACTGCGCACCGTGCCGCTCCCCGTGGACGACGCCGGCCCGCGCCCCGGGGACGCGGGGGACGCCGGCGCGGTGCTGCTCAACCCGGCGCACCAGTTCCCGCTGGGCGGCGCCCTGGTGCCCGAACGCCGCGCGGAGGCGGTCGACTGGGCGCGCCGCACCGGCGGACTGGTCCTGGAGGACGACTACGACGGCGAGTTCCGCTACGACCGCCAGGCCGTCGGCGCGCTCCAGGACCTCGACCCCGACCACGTGGTCTACCTGGGCACGGCCAGCAAGTCCCTCGCCCCCGGCCTCCGCCTCGGCTGGATGGTGCTGCCCGAGCGCCTGCTGCCGGACGTCCTCGCCCAGGGCGCCGGCCGGTCCGTCGGCGTCCTCGAACAGCTCACCCTGGCCGAGTTCCTCACCTCCGGCGCCTACGACCGTCACGTCCGCGCCGCCCGCCTGCGCTACCGGCGCCGCCGCGACGCCCTCGTCGCCGCCGTCACCGCCCGGGCACCCGAGGTGCGGGTCACCGGCATCGCGGCGGGCCTGCACGCCGTGCTGCGGCTCCCGCCCGGCACCGAGCAGTCCGTGGTCCGCGCCGCCACCTGGCAGGGCCTCGCCGTCCACGGCCTGTCCCGCTTCCGCCACCCCGCCGCCACCGTCCCCCCGGCCGACGCCCTGGTCGTCGGCTACGCCACCCCGCCGGACCACGCCTGGACGGGCACCCTCGAAGCGCTGTGCAAGGCCCTCCCCTGA
- a CDS encoding carboxymuconolactone decarboxylase family protein, which produces MTTNAETTKEYVPELPVRLEWAEHAPEVFKAMVRLDAAARKGLDPTLLELVKIRASQVNHCAFCLDMHTKDALAAGESVERLVQLSAWEESRHFYTAKELAALELTEAVTVLTDGFVPDEVYERAAKHFEEAELAQLIASITVINAWNRFGVTCRKTPGHYTPGQHA; this is translated from the coding sequence ATGACGACGAACGCGGAAACGACCAAGGAATACGTCCCCGAGCTGCCCGTCCGGCTGGAGTGGGCCGAGCACGCCCCCGAGGTGTTCAAGGCGATGGTCCGGCTGGACGCCGCCGCCCGGAAGGGCCTCGACCCCACGCTGCTCGAACTGGTGAAGATCCGCGCCTCCCAGGTCAACCACTGCGCGTTCTGCCTGGACATGCACACCAAGGACGCCCTCGCGGCGGGCGAGAGCGTGGAGCGCCTGGTGCAGCTCAGCGCCTGGGAGGAGTCGCGGCACTTCTACACGGCCAAGGAGCTGGCGGCGCTCGAACTGACGGAGGCCGTGACGGTGCTGACCGACGGTTTCGTGCCCGACGAGGTGTACGAGCGGGCGGCCAAGCACTTCGAGGAGGCGGAGCTGGCGCAGCTGATCGCCTCGATCACGGTGATCAACGCCTGGAACCGGTTCGGTGTGACCTGCCGGAAGACCCCGGGCCACTACACGCCGGGACAGCACGCGTGA
- a CDS encoding decaprenylphospho-beta-D-erythro-pentofuranosid-2-ulose 2-reductase — protein MKDAFGLPQSLLVLGGTSEIALATARRLIARRTRTVWLAGRPSPGLDEAAGQLRGLGAEVRTVAFDALDPAGHEEALGKVFAEGDVDMVLLAFGTLGDQAHDERDPRAAVRVAQTNYTGAVSSGLVCAGALQAQGHGSLVVLSSVAGERARRANFIYGSSKAGLDTFAQGLGDALYGTGVHVMVVRPGFVRTRMTAGLPEAPLATTPEAVAAAVELGLRRRAETVWVPGALRVVMSALRHLPRAVFRRLPV, from the coding sequence ATGAAGGACGCCTTCGGCCTCCCCCAGTCCCTGCTCGTCCTCGGCGGTACGTCCGAGATCGCGCTGGCCACCGCGCGGCGGCTGATCGCCCGGCGCACCCGCACGGTGTGGCTGGCCGGCCGCCCCTCCCCCGGCCTGGACGAGGCCGCCGGGCAGCTGCGCGGCCTCGGCGCCGAGGTGCGCACCGTCGCCTTCGACGCGCTCGACCCGGCCGGGCACGAGGAGGCGCTCGGGAAGGTCTTCGCGGAGGGCGACGTCGACATGGTGCTGCTGGCCTTCGGCACCCTGGGCGACCAGGCGCACGACGAGCGCGACCCCCGGGCCGCAGTGCGGGTCGCGCAGACCAACTACACCGGCGCGGTCTCCTCGGGCCTGGTGTGCGCGGGCGCGCTCCAGGCACAGGGCCACGGCTCCCTGGTGGTGCTGTCGTCCGTCGCGGGCGAGCGGGCCCGCCGCGCGAACTTCATCTACGGCTCCAGCAAGGCCGGACTGGACACCTTCGCCCAGGGCCTCGGCGACGCCCTGTACGGCACGGGCGTGCACGTCATGGTCGTCCGTCCCGGGTTCGTCCGTACGCGGATGACCGCGGGGCTGCCCGAGGCGCCGCTGGCCACCACCCCGGAGGCGGTCGCGGCCGCCGTCGAGCTGGGGCTGCGGCGGCGCGCGGAGACGGTGTGGGTGCCGGGCGCGCTGCGGGTGGTGATGTCGGCACTGCGGCATCTGCCGCGCGCGGTGTTCCGGCGGCTGCCGGTCTGA
- the trpS gene encoding tryptophan--tRNA ligase — MATDRPRVLSGIQPTAGSFHLGNYLGAVRQWVALQETHDAFYMVVDLHAITIPQDPKELRANTRLAVAQLLAAGLDPDRCTLFVQSHVPEHAQLGWVMNCLTGFGEASRMTQFKDKAAKQGADRASVGLFTYPVLQVADILLYQANEVPVGEDQRQHIELTRDLAERFNGRFGETFTIPKPYILKETAKIYDLQDPTVKMSKSASTPKGLINLLDEPKVTAKKVKSAVTDTDTVIRYDVVEKPGVSNLLTILSTLTGAEIPELEERYAGKGYGALKTDLAEVMVEFVTPFKERTQQYLDDPETLDSVLAKGAEKARAVAAETLARTYDRVGFLPAKH, encoded by the coding sequence ATGGCCACTGACCGACCCCGCGTGCTCTCCGGAATCCAGCCCACGGCAGGCTCGTTCCACCTCGGCAACTACCTCGGCGCCGTCCGCCAGTGGGTGGCCCTGCAGGAGACCCACGACGCGTTCTACATGGTCGTCGACCTGCACGCGATCACGATCCCGCAGGACCCGAAGGAGCTGCGCGCCAACACCCGGCTGGCCGTCGCCCAGTTGCTGGCCGCCGGTCTCGACCCGGACCGCTGCACGCTCTTCGTCCAGAGCCACGTCCCCGAGCACGCCCAGCTCGGGTGGGTCATGAACTGCCTCACCGGCTTCGGCGAGGCCTCCCGCATGACCCAGTTCAAGGACAAGGCCGCCAAGCAGGGCGCCGACCGCGCCTCCGTCGGCCTGTTCACGTACCCGGTGCTCCAGGTCGCGGACATCCTGCTCTACCAGGCCAACGAGGTGCCGGTGGGCGAGGACCAGCGCCAGCACATCGAGCTCACCCGCGACCTCGCCGAGCGCTTCAACGGCCGGTTCGGCGAGACCTTCACCATCCCGAAGCCGTACATCCTCAAGGAGACGGCGAAGATCTACGACCTCCAGGACCCGACGGTCAAGATGAGCAAGTCGGCGTCCACGCCGAAGGGCCTCATCAACCTCCTCGACGAGCCGAAGGTCACCGCCAAGAAGGTCAAGAGCGCGGTCACCGACACCGACACGGTGATCCGCTACGACGTCGTCGAGAAGCCCGGCGTGAGCAACCTCCTGACGATCCTCTCGACGCTCACCGGGGCGGAGATCCCCGAGCTGGAGGAGCGGTACGCCGGCAAGGGCTACGGGGCGCTCAAGACGGACCTCGCCGAGGTCATGGTCGAGTTCGTGACCCCGTTCAAGGAGCGCACCCAGCAGTACCTCGACGACCCCGAGACGCTCGACTCGGTCCTGGCCAAGGGCGCGGAGAAGGCCCGCGCGGTCGCCGCGGAGACCCTCGCCCGGACGTACGACCGGGTGGGCTTCCTGCCCGCCAAGCACTGA
- a CDS encoding glycine hydroxymethyltransferase, with product MPAEQPLSTASTAFRSALDVIRAVEPRVADAIGQEVADQREMLKLIASENYASPATLLAMGNWFSDKYAEGTVGRRFYAGCRNVDTVESLAAEHAKELFGARHAYVQPHSGIDANLVAFWAVLADRVEAPFLEKTGARQVNDLSEADWAELRQAFGNQRMLGMSLDAGGHLTHGFRPNISGKMFDQRSYGTDPATGLIDYEALRASARDFKPLIIVAGYSAYPRLVNFRIMREIADEVGATLMVDMAHFAGLVAGKVLTGDFDPVPHAQIVTTTTHKSLRGPRGGMVLCDDSLKDQVDRGCPMVLGGPLPHVMAAKAVALAEARQPAFQDYAQRIVDNSRALAEGLTRRGATLVTGGTDNHLNLIDVATSYGLTGRQAEAALLDSGIVTNRNAIPADPNGAWYTSGIRVGTPALTTRGLGTAEMDEVAGLIDRVLTTTEAGTTKSGAPSKAAHVLDAKVADEISRRATDLVAGFPLYPEVDLG from the coding sequence ATGCCCGCCGAGCAGCCCCTCTCCACCGCTTCCACCGCCTTCCGCTCCGCCCTCGACGTGATCCGCGCCGTCGAGCCGCGCGTGGCCGACGCCATCGGCCAGGAGGTCGCCGACCAGCGCGAGATGCTCAAGCTGATCGCCTCCGAGAACTACGCCTCCCCGGCCACCCTCCTGGCGATGGGCAACTGGTTCAGCGACAAGTACGCCGAGGGCACCGTCGGCCGCCGCTTCTACGCCGGCTGCCGCAACGTCGACACCGTCGAGTCGCTCGCCGCCGAGCACGCCAAGGAGCTCTTCGGCGCCCGTCACGCCTACGTCCAGCCGCACTCCGGCATCGACGCCAACCTGGTCGCCTTCTGGGCCGTGCTCGCCGACCGCGTCGAGGCCCCCTTCCTGGAGAAGACCGGCGCCCGCCAGGTGAACGACCTCTCCGAGGCCGACTGGGCCGAGCTGCGCCAGGCCTTCGGCAACCAGCGCATGCTCGGCATGTCCCTGGACGCCGGCGGCCACCTCACCCACGGCTTCCGCCCGAACATCTCCGGCAAGATGTTCGACCAGCGCTCCTACGGCACCGACCCGGCCACCGGCCTGATCGACTACGAGGCGCTGCGCGCCTCCGCCCGCGATTTCAAGCCGCTGATCATCGTCGCCGGCTACTCCGCCTACCCGCGCCTGGTGAACTTCCGGATCATGCGCGAGATCGCCGACGAGGTCGGCGCCACGCTCATGGTCGACATGGCCCACTTCGCCGGTCTGGTCGCCGGCAAGGTCCTCACCGGCGACTTCGACCCGGTCCCGCACGCCCAGATCGTCACCACCACCACCCACAAGTCGCTGCGCGGCCCGCGCGGCGGCATGGTGCTGTGCGACGACTCCCTCAAGGACCAGGTCGACCGCGGCTGCCCGATGGTCCTCGGCGGCCCGCTGCCGCACGTCATGGCCGCCAAGGCCGTCGCCCTCGCCGAGGCCCGGCAGCCCGCCTTCCAGGACTACGCCCAGCGCATCGTCGACAACTCCCGCGCCCTCGCCGAGGGCCTGACGCGGCGCGGCGCCACCCTGGTCACCGGCGGCACCGACAACCACCTCAACCTGATCGACGTCGCCACCTCCTACGGCCTCACCGGCCGCCAGGCCGAGGCCGCCCTGCTCGACTCGGGCATCGTCACCAACCGCAACGCCATCCCGGCCGACCCCAACGGCGCCTGGTACACCTCCGGCATCCGCGTCGGCACCCCCGCACTGACCACGCGCGGTCTCGGGACGGCGGAGATGGACGAGGTCGCGGGCCTCATCGACCGCGTCCTGACCACCACGGAGGCGGGCACCACCAAGTCCGGCGCCCCCTCCAAGGCGGCCCACGTCCTCGACGCCAAGGTCGCCGACGAGATCTCCCGCCGCGCCACCGACCTGGTCGCCGGCTTCCCGCTCTACCCGGAGGTCGACCTCGGCTGA
- a CDS encoding phosphatase PAP2 family protein has protein sequence MDDHHDHRRPLGLRGLDHRVVSALRACGGDPRVAGAARALSWAGEHGALWLAAGLAGAVADRPRRGAWLRGAALTAGAHVVSMGVKRVVRRPRPAHVAPLVGTAGRHSFPSSHATSAAAAAVAFGALGSRAVPPLAVAVCLSRLVAGVHYPSDVAAGAALGALTARLGARWMTGGPA, from the coding sequence ATGGACGACCACCACGACCACCGCCGCCCCCTCGGTCTCCGCGGCCTGGACCACCGCGTCGTCTCGGCCCTCAGGGCGTGCGGCGGCGACCCGCGCGTGGCCGGTGCCGCGCGCGCCCTGTCCTGGGCGGGGGAGCACGGGGCGCTCTGGCTGGCGGCGGGGCTCGCCGGGGCCGTCGCGGACCGCCCGCGGCGCGGCGCCTGGCTGCGCGGCGCCGCGCTCACCGCGGGCGCCCACGTCGTCAGCATGGGGGTGAAACGGGTGGTGCGCCGCCCGCGCCCGGCCCATGTCGCACCCCTGGTGGGCACCGCCGGCCGGCACTCCTTCCCCAGCTCGCACGCCACCTCCGCGGCGGCCGCCGCCGTCGCCTTCGGCGCGCTGGGGTCCCGCGCGGTGCCGCCGCTCGCCGTCGCCGTGTGCCTGTCCCGCCTGGTGGCCGGCGTCCACTACCCCTCGGACGTGGCGGCCGGCGCCGCCCTGGGC
- a CDS encoding glutathionylspermidine synthase family protein, with protein sequence MERRTTEPRPGWQETVEEQGLIYPLTRHPDGSLRPYWDESAYYVFSLEEVEALEEVVEELHRMCLAAADHIVTADRFTDLGITDPRIARTVAEAWHRRAELPSVYGRFDLRHDGTGPAKLLEYNADTPTSLVEAASPQWFWMEERFPGADQWNSLHERLVDAWRKQAALLPPGSPLYFAHSSADEYGEDLMTVAYLKETAEQAGLDTDWISMEEIGWDRLSGRFVDNRLRFIRSIFKLYPWEWLTTDRFAGHVLSTLDNGGGTGSTLWIEPAWKMLLSNKALLAILWELYPGHPNLLPAYLDGPRELADTTGWVAKPLLGREGAGVTIHEPGSGPVPRDEPCCYQQLAPLPTFDGNHVVLGAWVVEGESAGLGIRESSGLVTDEYARFLPHVIL encoded by the coding sequence GTGGAACGGCGTACGACCGAGCCCCGCCCCGGCTGGCAGGAGACCGTCGAGGAGCAGGGGCTCATCTACCCCCTCACCCGTCACCCCGACGGGTCCCTGCGCCCCTACTGGGACGAGAGCGCCTACTACGTCTTCTCCCTGGAGGAGGTCGAGGCGCTGGAGGAGGTCGTCGAGGAACTGCACCGCATGTGCCTGGCGGCGGCCGACCACATCGTCACCGCCGACCGCTTCACCGACCTCGGCATCACCGATCCGCGCATCGCCCGCACCGTCGCCGAGGCCTGGCACCGGCGCGCCGAACTCCCCTCCGTGTACGGCCGCTTCGACCTGCGCCACGACGGCACCGGACCGGCCAAGCTCCTGGAGTACAACGCCGACACCCCCACCTCCCTGGTGGAGGCCGCCTCCCCCCAGTGGTTCTGGATGGAGGAGCGCTTCCCGGGCGCCGACCAGTGGAACTCCCTCCACGAACGCCTCGTCGACGCCTGGAGGAAGCAGGCCGCCCTCCTCCCGCCGGGCAGCCCCCTGTACTTCGCCCACTCCTCCGCCGACGAGTACGGCGAGGACCTGATGACCGTCGCCTACCTCAAGGAGACCGCCGAACAGGCCGGCCTCGACACCGACTGGATCTCCATGGAGGAGATCGGCTGGGACCGGCTCTCCGGACGGTTCGTCGACAACAGACTGCGGTTCATCCGCAGCATCTTCAAGCTGTACCCGTGGGAGTGGCTCACCACCGACCGCTTCGCCGGCCACGTCCTGAGCACCCTCGACAACGGCGGCGGCACCGGCTCCACCCTGTGGATCGAGCCCGCCTGGAAGATGCTGCTCAGCAACAAGGCGCTGCTGGCGATCCTCTGGGAGCTCTACCCCGGCCACCCCAACCTGCTGCCCGCCTACCTGGACGGCCCGCGCGAGCTGGCGGACACCACCGGCTGGGTCGCCAAGCCCCTGCTCGGCCGCGAGGGCGCCGGCGTGACGATCCACGAGCCCGGCTCCGGCCCCGTCCCCCGCGACGAACCCTGCTGCTACCAGCAGCTCGCCCCCCTCCCCACCTTCGACGGCAACCACGTCGTGCTGGGCGCCTGGGTGGTGGAGGGCGAGTCCGCGGGCCTCGGCATCCGCGAGTCCTCCGGCCTGGTCACCGACGAGTACGCCCGCTTCCTGCCCCACGTGATCCTCTAG
- a CDS encoding carboxymuconolactone decarboxylase family protein, producing MTARTTRLDDGVRGALLAAGAAAKKGFGDPGLAELVQIRASQLNHCAFCLDMHLTIARKNGVVREAQLDLLDAWEEAGDVFDARERAALELTEAVTLMTGGSGSGSGSGSGGGFVPDEVYERAARHFDATGLAHLVALITVINSWNRLMVSRRIPAGSTEW from the coding sequence GTGACCGCCCGGACGACCCGTCTGGACGACGGGGTCCGCGGCGCCCTGCTGGCGGCGGGCGCCGCGGCCAAGAAGGGCTTCGGCGATCCCGGGCTGGCCGAGCTGGTGCAGATCCGGGCCTCGCAGCTCAACCACTGCGCGTTCTGCCTCGACATGCACCTGACGATCGCGCGCAAGAACGGGGTGGTGCGCGAGGCGCAGCTCGACCTCCTGGACGCCTGGGAGGAGGCCGGGGACGTCTTCGACGCGCGGGAGCGGGCGGCGCTGGAGCTGACCGAGGCGGTGACCCTGATGACCGGGGGCTCCGGCTCCGGCTCCGGCTCCGGCTCCGGGGGAGGGTTCGTCCCCGACGAGGTGTACGAGCGGGCCGCCCGGCACTTCGACGCCACCGGACTCGCCCATCTCGTCGCCCTGATCACCGTCATCAACAGCTGGAACCGGCTGATGGTGAGCCGGCGCATCCCTGCGGGGAGCACCGAGTGGTGA
- a CDS encoding FAD-binding oxidoreductase has translation MPADTVSVTGWGRTAPTAARLIRPRTYEEAALAVRDCGARGGIARGLGRAYGDAAQNAGGTVLDMTALDRVHAVDADGGTVLCDAGVSLHRLMEVLLPLGWFVPVTPGTRYVTVGGAIGADIHGKNHHVSGSFSRHVLSLELLTADGRVRTVVPGTPLFEATAGGMGLTGVILTATIRLLPVETSLMCVDTERAADLDDLMARLADTDHRYRYSVAWIDLLARGAATGRAVLTRGDHAPLDALPRRTRARGEPLSFRTTRLPAAPSFVPEGLLSRTTVGLFNELWYRKAPRARTGQLQRIPAFFHPLDGVPHWNRVYGRSGFVQYQFVVGHGREDALRRIVRRISGRRCPSFLAVLKRFGDADPGWLSFPVPGWTLALDVPAALPGLGAFLDELDEEVAGAGGRVYLAKDSRLRPDVLAAMYPRLDDFRALRTALDPRGVFTSDLARRLHL, from the coding sequence ATGCCTGCCGACACCGTTTCCGTCACGGGGTGGGGCCGCACCGCTCCCACCGCCGCCCGGCTGATCCGCCCACGGACGTACGAGGAGGCCGCCCTCGCCGTCCGGGACTGCGGGGCCCGCGGGGGCATCGCCCGGGGCCTGGGGCGGGCGTACGGGGACGCGGCGCAGAACGCGGGCGGCACCGTGCTCGACATGACGGCCCTGGACCGCGTGCACGCCGTCGACGCGGACGGCGGCACCGTGCTGTGCGACGCGGGCGTCTCCCTGCACCGGCTGATGGAGGTGCTGCTGCCGCTCGGCTGGTTCGTGCCGGTGACGCCGGGCACGCGCTACGTGACCGTCGGCGGGGCGATCGGCGCCGACATCCACGGCAAGAACCACCACGTCTCCGGCTCCTTCTCCCGCCACGTGCTGTCGCTGGAGCTGCTCACCGCCGACGGCCGGGTCCGTACCGTCGTGCCCGGCACGCCCCTGTTCGAGGCGACCGCGGGCGGCATGGGCCTGACCGGGGTGATCCTGACCGCGACGATCCGGCTGCTGCCGGTCGAGACCTCGCTGATGTGCGTCGACACCGAGCGCGCGGCCGACCTCGACGACCTGATGGCCCGCCTCGCCGACACCGACCACCGCTACCGCTACTCGGTCGCCTGGATCGACCTGCTCGCCCGCGGCGCCGCCACCGGCCGCGCGGTGCTCACGCGCGGCGACCACGCGCCCCTGGACGCGCTGCCCCGGCGCACCCGCGCGCGCGGCGAGCCCCTGTCCTTCCGCACCACCCGCCTCCCGGCCGCCCCCTCCTTCGTCCCGGAGGGCCTGCTCAGCCGCACCACCGTGGGCCTGTTCAACGAGCTCTGGTACCGCAAGGCCCCCCGCGCGCGGACGGGGCAGCTCCAGCGCATCCCCGCCTTCTTCCACCCGCTGGACGGCGTGCCCCACTGGAACCGGGTCTACGGCCGGAGCGGCTTCGTGCAGTACCAGTTCGTCGTCGGCCACGGGCGGGAGGACGCCCTGCGCCGGATCGTGCGCCGGATCTCCGGACGCCGCTGCCCGTCCTTCCTCGCCGTGCTCAAGCGCTTCGGCGACGCCGACCCGGGCTGGCTGTCCTTCCCCGTGCCGGGCTGGACCCTCGCCCTGGACGTCCCGGCGGCGCTGCCCGGCCTCGGCGCCTTCCTCGACGAACTCGACGAGGAGGTCGCCGGCGCCGGCGGGCGGGTCTACCTCGCCAAGGACTCCCGGCTGCGCCCGGACGTGCTCGCCGCCATGTACCCCCGCCTGGACGACTTCCGCGCCCTGCGGACCGCACTGGACCCGCGCGGGGTGTTCACCTCCGACCTGGCCCGCCGCCTCCATCTGTAG